Proteins encoded in a region of the Panthera uncia isolate 11264 unplaced genomic scaffold, Puncia_PCG_1.0 HiC_scaffold_1742, whole genome shotgun sequence genome:
- the LOC125917353 gene encoding homeobox protein Meis3 yields MPPWGSLPLTSPQYDELPHYPGIVDGTATLAGFAEAVAAAPRAPGPYGPHRPPQPQPPGLDSDGLRREKDEIYGHPLFPLLALVFEKCELATCSPRDGAGAGLGTPPGGDVCSSDSFNEDIAAFAKQVRSERPLFSSNPELDNLMIQAIQVLRFHLLELQKVHDLCDNFCHRYITCLKGKMPIDLVIEDRDGGCREDLEDYPASCPSLPDQNNTWIRDHEDSGSVHLGTPGPSSGGLASQSGDNSSDQGDGLDTSMASPSSGGEDEELDQERRHNKKRGIFPKVATNIMRAWLFQHLSHPYPSEEQKKQLAQDTGLTILQVNNWFINARRRIVQPMIDQSNRTGQSAAFSPEGQPMGSYTEAQPHMTVRPPGPMGMSLNLEGEWHYL; encoded by the exons ATGCCTCCCtggggctctctccctctcacctccccccAGTACGATGAGCTGCCTCACTACCCAGGCATCGTGGACGGCACTGCAACCCTGGCTGGCTTCGCAGAGGCAGTGGCCGCGGCACCGAGAGCCCCCGGCCCCTATGGCCCACACCggcctccccaaccccagcccccgGGCTTGGACAGTGATGGCCTGAGGAGGGAAAAGGACGAGATCTATGG ACACCCGCTCTTCCCGCTGCTGGCCCTGGTCTTTGAGAAATGTGAATTGGCCACATGCTCGCCCCGAGACGGggccggggctgggctgggcacacCTCCAGGCGGTGACGTCTGCTCCTCTGACTCCTTCAACGAGGACATCGCTGCCTTTGCTAAGCAG gtCCGCTCCGAGAGGCCCCTCTTCTCCTCCAACCCGGAGCTGGACAATCTG ATGATACAGGCCATTCAGGTGCTCCGGTTCCACCTGCTGGAGCTGCAGAAG GTCCACGACCTGTGCGACAACTTCTGTCACCGCTACATCACCTGCCTCAAGGGAAAGATGCCCATCGACTTGGTCATCGAGGATCGGGATGGCGGCTGCAGGGAAGATCTCGAGGACTACCCggcctcctgccccagcctcccagaTCAG AATAATACTTGGATTAGAGACCATGAGGACAGCGGGTCCGTACATTTGGGGACCCCGGGTCCCTCCAGTGGGGGCCTGGCCTCCCAGAGTGGGGACAACTCCAGTGACCAAG GAGACGGACTAGACACAAGCATGGCCTCTCCAAGTTCTGGGGGAGAGGACGAGGAGCTGGACCAGGAGCGGCGGCACAATAAGAAGAGGGGAATCTTCCCCAAGGTGGCCACCAACATCATGAGGGCCTGGTTGTTTCAGCACCTCTCG CACCCGTACCCCTCGGAGGAGCAGAAGAAACAGCTGGCGCAGGACACGGGGCTCACCATCCTGCAAGTCAACAACTG GTTCATTAACGCCCGGAGACGCATCGTGCAGCCGATGATAGATCAATCCAACCGCACAG GGCAGAGTGCAGCCTTCAGCCCAGAGGGCCAGCCCATGGGGAGCTATACGGAAGCTCAGCCACACATGACAGTCAGGCCTCCAG GGCCGATGGGGATGAGTCTGAACTTAGAAGGAGAGTGGCATTATCTATAG